One Turneriella parva DSM 21527 genomic region harbors:
- the recR gene encoding recombination mediator RecR — protein MPPELLAAIEAIQSLPGIGRRSAMRIVFSLIEGGKTRVENFNHALTELVTRITACSRCGAYTSRGADPAATGCVYCDNPRRDSASLCVVEQPSDIYAVENTGEHRGLYHVLGGVLSPLDGIGPEELHLPELAERAARLGIKEVIVAANPSVEGNATAHYIADLLKPSGIRVTRIATGLALGQMLDFAETQAISQSIRQRVDL, from the coding sequence ATGCCTCCTGAGCTATTGGCCGCCATCGAGGCCATTCAATCGCTTCCCGGTATCGGCCGGCGCTCCGCGATGCGTATAGTTTTTTCTCTGATCGAAGGCGGCAAAACCCGTGTTGAAAACTTTAACCACGCATTGACCGAACTTGTCACGCGCATCACGGCCTGCAGCCGCTGCGGTGCGTATACGAGCCGCGGTGCAGACCCTGCAGCGACGGGCTGCGTCTACTGCGATAATCCGCGGCGAGACAGTGCAAGCCTCTGCGTCGTTGAGCAGCCGTCAGATATTTATGCCGTCGAAAACACAGGCGAACACCGCGGCCTCTACCATGTGCTGGGCGGCGTGCTTTCACCACTCGATGGCATCGGCCCCGAAGAACTACACCTGCCAGAACTTGCCGAGCGCGCCGCGCGGCTCGGTATTAAAGAAGTCATCGTCGCGGCGAACCCGAGTGTCGAGGGCAATGCGACAGCGCACTACATCGCCGATCTCTTGAAACCGAGCGGCATTCGCGTGACGCGCATCGCGACCGGGCTGGCGCTGGGCCAAATGCTCGATTTTGCCGAGACGCAGGCAATTTCACAGTCAATACGCCAGCGGGTCGATCTGTGA
- the guaA gene encoding glutamine-hydrolyzing GMP synthase produces MKKKPLTRKPPLKKKTAKNHDVHEKKIVVLDFGSQYTQLIARRIRELRYYAEIHPHHISLKEIQSLNPAGIILSGGPASVYEKGAPQVDAGVFGLGVPVLGICYGLQLICHLNGGRVAASGAREYGRATLKARKASPLLKGVKPGQVWMSHGDKILKLPKRFSVIGVTENSPTAAFADEKARIYGVQFHPEVQHSTQGKAILKNFCSTICAMKPNWTMSRFVEEKISEIRAQVKGERVLLGLSGGVDSTVTAKLLHDAIGDQLTCVYVDTGLMRKGETDAVRTRFKKEFGIKLEIVDAESRFMAALAGVDEPEQKRKIIGKLFLDEFAAKAKELGHHEFLAQGTLYTDVIESVSVKGPSQTIKSHHNRVQGVLDMIKAGRVIEPLSELFKDEVRRLGLALKINRNLLYRHPFPGPGLAIRILTAVTRENVATLREADAIMLDELKTSGWYEKVWQAGAIFLPVRSVGVMGDNRTYENVIALRLVTSEDGMTADFAHLPYEVLAKIASRIINEVRGVNRVVYDISSKPPATIEWE; encoded by the coding sequence ATGAAAAAGAAACCGTTAACCAGAAAACCGCCTCTAAAAAAGAAGACGGCTAAAAATCATGATGTTCATGAGAAGAAAATCGTCGTTCTTGATTTTGGTTCACAGTACACTCAGCTGATCGCCCGGCGCATTCGCGAGCTGCGCTACTACGCAGAAATACATCCTCATCATATTTCGCTCAAAGAAATTCAATCGCTGAACCCGGCAGGCATCATTCTTTCGGGCGGCCCCGCCTCGGTTTATGAAAAGGGCGCACCGCAGGTCGATGCCGGTGTCTTTGGTCTGGGCGTTCCCGTGCTGGGCATCTGCTATGGCCTGCAGCTGATCTGCCATCTGAACGGTGGCAGGGTTGCGGCATCGGGTGCGCGCGAATATGGTCGTGCGACGCTGAAAGCGCGCAAAGCATCGCCGCTTCTCAAGGGCGTCAAGCCCGGCCAGGTGTGGATGTCTCACGGCGACAAGATTCTGAAATTACCCAAGCGTTTTTCTGTCATCGGCGTCACCGAAAATTCGCCGACTGCGGCATTCGCCGACGAAAAGGCACGCATCTACGGTGTGCAGTTTCACCCTGAGGTTCAGCATTCGACGCAGGGCAAGGCCATTCTCAAGAATTTCTGCAGCACCATCTGCGCAATGAAACCCAACTGGACAATGAGCCGGTTTGTCGAAGAGAAAATTTCTGAGATTCGCGCGCAGGTGAAGGGCGAACGTGTGCTCTTGGGGCTTTCGGGCGGCGTCGATTCAACCGTCACTGCGAAACTGCTGCATGACGCTATCGGCGATCAACTGACCTGCGTGTACGTCGACACGGGCCTCATGCGCAAGGGTGAAACCGACGCAGTAAGAACCCGCTTCAAGAAAGAGTTTGGTATTAAGCTCGAAATCGTCGACGCCGAAAGCCGCTTCATGGCAGCGCTCGCGGGCGTCGATGAACCCGAACAGAAACGCAAAATTATCGGCAAACTTTTTCTCGATGAATTTGCGGCAAAGGCGAAAGAACTGGGGCACCATGAATTTCTGGCGCAGGGTACTCTGTATACTGACGTGATCGAGTCGGTGTCCGTCAAGGGGCCTTCGCAGACGATCAAGTCGCACCATAATCGCGTGCAGGGCGTGCTCGACATGATTAAGGCAGGCCGGGTCATCGAACCGCTGTCTGAGCTCTTCAAAGACGAGGTGCGCCGTCTCGGGCTGGCGCTCAAGATTAACCGCAACCTGCTGTACCGGCATCCGTTTCCCGGGCCGGGGCTGGCGATCAGAATTCTGACAGCAGTGACGCGGGAAAATGTCGCGACTCTGCGCGAGGCAGACGCAATCATGCTCGATGAGCTGAAGACTTCGGGCTGGTACGAAAAGGTGTGGCAGGCGGGTGCGATTTTCTTGCCGGTGCGCTCTGTAGGCGTCATGGGCGATAACCGCACGTACGAAAATGTGATCGCGCTGCGCCTTGTCACGAGCGAAGACGGCATGACGGCCGACTTCGCGCACCTGCCTTACGAGGTTTTGGCAAAAATTGCTTCCCGCATTATTAACGAAGTGAGGGGTGTAAACCGCGTCGTCTATGACATTTCTTCAAAACCCCCGGCCACGATTGAATGGGAATAA
- a CDS encoding 3'-5' exoribonuclease YhaM family protein produces the protein MLTTERSPFIRDLQNGLLEEGRFLVRRALLQTAKNHKPFLRLMLADASGHMPAIYFGNPTELKTITDIAKPGSIVRIQGIVEEFQNVKQIKLMKVEAGAKGEELSRFWARTPVSRRQMYVEMKQLIQKIASNELREICLNFLRDRNFMRLFLEAPASRQIHHAYIGGLMEHTLNVMRSVAAFRAIYPHADGDLMIAGAFLHDIGKVDEYNFLLSHYEHSEPGRLKGHTLLGYERLVAKLNSVKMHSLTRAKLEHVVLAHQGRRNWGAIEEPRFLEAYLVHAADAVDSTQFIFHDLKRAAEGKTNDASWSEYSRYLGREIFLR, from the coding sequence TTGTTGACGACCGAGAGAAGTCCCTTCATTCGCGACCTGCAGAATGGCCTGCTCGAAGAAGGCAGGTTTCTTGTTAGGCGCGCACTGCTGCAGACTGCAAAAAATCACAAGCCCTTCTTGCGGCTGATGCTCGCCGACGCATCAGGGCATATGCCTGCGATTTATTTTGGCAATCCTACTGAACTGAAGACCATCACCGACATCGCCAAACCCGGCAGCATCGTGCGCATTCAGGGCATCGTCGAAGAGTTTCAGAACGTGAAGCAGATCAAGCTCATGAAGGTCGAAGCGGGCGCAAAAGGTGAGGAGCTCAGCCGCTTCTGGGCCCGAACGCCGGTGAGCAGGCGGCAGATGTACGTCGAAATGAAGCAATTGATTCAGAAAATTGCCTCTAACGAACTGCGCGAAATCTGTCTGAACTTTTTGCGCGACCGCAACTTCATGCGCCTGTTTCTCGAAGCGCCGGCATCGCGGCAGATTCACCACGCCTACATCGGCGGACTGATGGAACATACCCTGAACGTGATGCGATCGGTGGCAGCGTTTCGCGCCATCTACCCGCACGCCGACGGCGACCTCATGATCGCCGGTGCTTTCTTGCACGACATCGGCAAAGTCGACGAGTATAACTTTCTACTCAGCCACTACGAACATTCAGAACCGGGCCGCCTGAAGGGACACACTCTACTCGGCTATGAACGTCTGGTCGCCAAACTGAACAGTGTCAAAATGCATTCCCTCACCCGCGCGAAACTCGAGCACGTCGTGCTCGCGCACCAGGGCCGCAGAAACTGGGGTGCTATCGAAGAGCCCCGTTTTCTCGAAGCATACCTTGTGCATGCAGCCGATGCCGTCGACTCGACGCAGTTTATTTTTCACGACCTCAAGCGCGCGGCCGAGGGCAAGACCAATGACGCGTCGTGGTCCGAGTATAGTCGGTATCTGGGGCGGGAGATATTTCTTAGGTAA
- a CDS encoding crotonase/enoyl-CoA hydratase family protein yields the protein MGTHIKTEKAGHVLIISFNRPDQNNAFNTAMLRELGDAYEQLEADREVRVGVVCAEGKHFTLGLELGEVAEGIQKSQGNLLSKPDGIDPWGVSGREKTKPVIVAAHGFCLTLGIELMLASEIRIATASTKFGQMEVQRGVFPFGGATMRFPAQCGWGNAMKYMLTGDMFTAAEALRIGLIQEIVEQSKLKERALELAHKIAEQAPLAVAATLASSVRAQKHGFTAAAERLFPDLQVILNTADAAEGMKSVAEKRKAKFSGS from the coding sequence ATGGGTACCCATATCAAAACCGAAAAAGCCGGCCATGTTCTGATTATCAGCTTCAACCGGCCCGATCAGAACAATGCCTTCAATACGGCGATGCTCCGCGAACTCGGCGACGCCTACGAGCAGCTCGAGGCTGATCGCGAAGTGCGCGTCGGGGTAGTCTGCGCCGAGGGTAAGCATTTCACACTCGGCCTTGAACTGGGCGAAGTCGCCGAGGGTATCCAGAAGAGCCAGGGCAATCTGCTATCAAAGCCTGACGGCATCGACCCATGGGGTGTTTCGGGCCGCGAAAAGACCAAGCCCGTAATTGTGGCGGCGCACGGTTTTTGCCTGACTCTCGGTATCGAACTGATGCTTGCGAGCGAGATTCGCATCGCGACCGCGAGCACAAAATTCGGGCAGATGGAAGTGCAGCGCGGTGTGTTCCCCTTTGGCGGCGCGACAATGAGGTTTCCGGCACAATGCGGATGGGGTAACGCCATGAAATATATGCTCACAGGCGATATGTTTACCGCGGCCGAAGCGCTGCGCATTGGCCTCATTCAAGAGATCGTTGAACAGTCGAAACTTAAAGAACGGGCGCTTGAGCTCGCGCACAAGATCGCCGAGCAGGCACCGCTTGCCGTCGCGGCAACTCTCGCATCTTCAGTGCGGGCCCAGAAGCATGGCTTTACGGCAGCTGCCGAACGTCTCTTTCCCGACCTGCAGGTTATTCTGAATACTGCAGATGCCGCTGAGGGCATGAAGTCCGTTGCAGAGAAGCGCAAGGCGAAATTCAGCGGTTCATGA
- a CDS encoding YbaB/EbfC family nucleoid-associated protein has translation MGLGDIKDMMSQMRAAQQQMKQVQKKLGDMRVSAETGGGTVKVTVDGEANLIDLEIDPALLDADEIKVLPKLIKKAIQSAQKDARKQVMSDMKGMLGNMM, from the coding sequence ATGGGACTAGGTGATATAAAAGACATGATGAGCCAGATGCGCGCCGCGCAGCAGCAGATGAAGCAGGTGCAGAAGAAGCTCGGCGATATGCGCGTGAGCGCTGAAACTGGCGGCGGTACCGTCAAAGTGACCGTCGACGGCGAAGCAAACCTCATCGACCTCGAAATTGACCCGGCTCTGCTCGACGCCGATGAAATCAAGGTGCTGCCGAAGCTGATCAAAAAAGCGATTCAATCGGCGCAAAAAGATGCCCGCAAGCAGGTCATGTCAGACATGAAAGGCATGCTGGGAAACATGATGTGA
- a CDS encoding oxidoreductase FAD/NAD(P)-binding domain protein translates to MSETEVKEFVRPTVEVNTYKKANPLKAKVLENRILFREGDENDVRHIVLDAREMNYLDGQSVGVLPPGLNEKGNPHAVRLYSIASLASRIEGSENLTLCVKRAITKDEATGQVYRGVASNFLCDAKPGDEITLTGPAGRKFALPITEDINRPYIFIATGTGIAPFRGFLQRLFKHTPGFNAPVYLLFGVKTKAELLYHEEFIQYTQPNFLYLKALSREMKNASGGRYYVGDLIHDHGGKLWPVIHDERSIIYMCGLKGMEAGVSGAINALAKQNGAGDDYYAKLEHRIVEEVY, encoded by the coding sequence GTGTCTGAAACAGAAGTAAAAGAATTCGTACGGCCCACGGTCGAAGTCAATACGTATAAAAAGGCCAATCCGCTCAAGGCGAAGGTGCTAGAGAACCGCATTCTCTTTCGCGAAGGCGACGAGAATGATGTTCGGCACATTGTGCTCGACGCACGCGAGATGAACTATCTCGACGGGCAGAGTGTCGGCGTGCTGCCACCCGGCCTCAATGAAAAGGGAAATCCTCATGCGGTGCGGCTCTATTCGATCGCGTCGCTCGCTTCGCGCATCGAGGGCAGCGAAAATCTGACGCTCTGCGTGAAGCGCGCGATCACGAAAGACGAAGCCACCGGGCAGGTCTACCGCGGCGTCGCGTCGAACTTTCTCTGCGATGCAAAACCCGGCGACGAGATCACGCTCACGGGCCCGGCCGGCAGAAAGTTTGCTTTGCCTATAACTGAGGATATAAACCGACCCTATATCTTTATCGCTACGGGAACCGGCATCGCCCCGTTTCGCGGTTTTCTGCAGCGCCTCTTTAAACACACTCCCGGCTTTAACGCGCCGGTCTATCTGCTGTTTGGTGTGAAGACCAAGGCAGAGCTTCTGTACCATGAAGAGTTCATTCAATACACGCAGCCGAACTTCTTGTACCTGAAAGCGCTCAGCCGTGAAATGAAAAATGCCTCGGGCGGGCGCTACTACGTCGGCGACCTGATTCATGACCATGGCGGCAAACTCTGGCCGGTGATACATGACGAGCGCAGCATCATCTACATGTGCGGCCTCAAAGGTATGGAAGCGGGTGTCTCAGGGGCGATCAACGCGCTCGCTAAACAAAACGGCGCGGGTGATGACTACTACGCAAAACTCGAGCACCGCATCGTCGAGGAAGTTTACTAA
- a CDS encoding prohibitin family protein: MTKRSITAAIIGAALLTGACTTIHQGNLGVERKFGKQTNEILDPGLYFYNPIWTSIIVLSLSLQNLEVKLALPSKEGLNVEAEISILYKLKEDKVPALLVEFGGTAFEENEQRVVVNVFRSAAADVSARFLAKDMHSGKRSEIEAEILKAMRDVLESKGFMIDRVLMKSIKLPPGLYAAIEDKLRAEQDAQRMEYVLQQEHREAERRKVEAAGVRDSQKILNQGLSKEIIMLRSIEAFRELAKSPNTKVIITDGKTPMLVPEPK; the protein is encoded by the coding sequence ATGACCAAACGAAGCATTACCGCTGCCATAATCGGCGCCGCACTTCTTACCGGCGCCTGTACCACGATTCACCAGGGCAACCTCGGAGTCGAACGCAAATTCGGTAAACAGACCAATGAAATTCTCGACCCCGGTCTTTACTTCTACAACCCGATCTGGACGAGCATCATTGTCCTTTCGCTTTCACTGCAAAACCTCGAAGTAAAACTGGCGCTGCCCAGCAAAGAGGGTTTGAATGTCGAAGCAGAGATCTCGATCCTCTACAAGCTAAAAGAAGACAAAGTGCCCGCCCTGCTCGTTGAATTCGGTGGCACGGCCTTCGAAGAGAACGAGCAGCGTGTTGTCGTCAATGTGTTCCGTTCGGCGGCAGCCGACGTATCGGCACGCTTTCTGGCAAAAGACATGCACAGCGGCAAACGTTCTGAAATCGAAGCTGAAATTCTGAAGGCAATGCGTGATGTACTCGAAAGCAAGGGTTTCATGATCGACCGCGTGCTGATGAAAAGCATTAAGCTGCCGCCGGGCCTCTACGCCGCGATCGAAGACAAGCTGCGCGCCGAGCAAGACGCACAGCGCATGGAATATGTGCTGCAGCAAGAGCACCGTGAGGCTGAGCGGCGCAAGGTTGAGGCAGCCGGTGTGCGCGACTCGCAAAAGATTCTGAACCAGGGCCTCAGCAAAGAAATTATCATGCTGCGCAGCATCGAGGCGTTTCGCGAACTCGCGAAATCGCCCAACACGAAGGTGATCATCACCGACGGCAAGACACCGATGCTCGTGCCCGAACCGAAGTAG
- a CDS encoding TRAP transporter TatT component family protein has protein sequence MIALAASSCSLKKIAVRQATGFFAESRKVFEQETDLEIAETSIASNLKLLEAMQVHDEHNDNLNLLIAEIYSAYTLSFAEDKMEQAEADKKDAEVERQRRRAKMLYLRARDFAGKVLLPLLDTDDLSKMTEQELQQRLAKLGKSDIAPVFWYAFAWGSAINVDREDTQGLSDLPKIEIMMAQVKAWDEAYYFAGAWLFEGVYFGARNEMMGGDPARAKAAFEKNLKLTEGKLLITQYFYARTYCIFAQDKACFDKNIAAVLDAPADLHPGQKLANALAKKKAERLKRRKADFFIE, from the coding sequence TTGATCGCTTTAGCTGCGAGCAGCTGCTCGCTCAAGAAAATCGCTGTGCGCCAGGCGACTGGTTTCTTCGCCGAAAGCCGCAAGGTCTTCGAACAAGAAACAGACCTTGAGATCGCCGAGACATCCATCGCCTCGAACCTGAAGCTGCTTGAGGCGATGCAGGTGCATGACGAACACAACGACAATCTCAACCTGCTGATTGCCGAGATCTATTCGGCGTACACTCTGTCTTTTGCCGAAGACAAAATGGAGCAGGCTGAAGCCGATAAAAAAGACGCCGAAGTCGAGCGCCAGCGCAGGCGGGCGAAAATGCTCTACCTGCGCGCACGCGATTTTGCAGGCAAGGTTCTGTTGCCGTTACTCGATACCGATGACCTCAGTAAAATGACCGAGCAAGAGCTGCAGCAGCGGCTGGCGAAGCTCGGCAAGAGCGACATCGCGCCGGTATTTTGGTATGCATTTGCCTGGGGTTCGGCGATCAATGTCGATCGCGAAGATACGCAGGGGCTCTCTGACCTGCCTAAAATCGAAATCATGATGGCCCAGGTCAAAGCGTGGGACGAAGCCTATTATTTCGCGGGCGCGTGGCTGTTCGAAGGTGTCTATTTTGGCGCGCGCAATGAGATGATGGGCGGTGACCCCGCGCGGGCAAAAGCTGCGTTCGAAAAGAATCTGAAGCTCACCGAAGGCAAGCTCTTGATCACGCAATACTTTTACGCGCGCACCTATTGTATTTTTGCGCAAGACAAAGCTTGTTTTGATAAGAATATCGCCGCCGTTCTCGACGCCCCTGCCGATTTGCACCCCGGCCAGAAGCTCGCCAATGCACTGGCGAAGAAGAAAGCAGAGCGGCTCAAGCGCCGCAAAGCCGACTTTTTTATTGAATAG
- a CDS encoding DUF192 domain-containing protein: MATAVFAFAPLWAQRPDTWGSEKSSESKNESSEQATPAGDLGKPLDEIWRIVFRNSKGEDVVLDCEVARTEKDKERGLMFRKNLAKNRGMIFVYNRPEEMNFWMRNTVLPLSIAYVHEKLFIASIHDMKPLDLDIVSSDIPVLYAIEANQGWFKNNAIHSGNRITIYKKPDDFKIERKNKYRKELKVP; this comes from the coding sequence GTGGCCACTGCCGTGTTTGCCTTTGCGCCGCTCTGGGCGCAGAGACCGGATACCTGGGGAAGTGAGAAATCCTCCGAATCGAAAAATGAAAGCAGCGAGCAGGCAACGCCCGCAGGCGATCTGGGTAAACCGCTCGACGAGATCTGGCGCATAGTTTTTCGCAATTCAAAAGGCGAAGATGTGGTGCTCGACTGCGAAGTTGCCCGAACTGAAAAAGACAAAGAGCGCGGGCTCATGTTCCGTAAAAACCTCGCGAAAAATCGCGGCATGATCTTCGTGTACAATAGACCCGAAGAAATGAATTTCTGGATGCGCAACACGGTGCTGCCGCTGAGTATCGCGTACGTGCACGAAAAACTTTTTATCGCGAGCATTCACGATATGAAACCGCTCGATCTCGACATTGTGAGTTCAGATATACCGGTACTCTACGCGATCGAGGCAAACCAGGGTTGGTTTAAGAATAACGCGATCCATTCGGGAAATCGCATCACTATTTACAAGAAGCCCGACGATTTCAAGATTGAACGCAAGAACAAATACCGCAAAGAGCTCAAGGTTCCCTGA
- the nadB gene encoding L-aspartate oxidase, protein MSADTPPSEPRFLVIGSGIAGLFFALKAARHGHVTIVTKDSVDNAATTYAQGGIAAALGTWDNPEKHKADTLVAGAGLCDEDAVDILVREGVRRVQELIDLGMPFTRGDDGKLHFGREGGHNESRVLHTHDHTGRSLESFLLERVAAEPNITLRTNHCVVELATEHHMLNQANSSQVFGAYVLNAATNEIDLHLADYTILASGGAGRVYPVTTNPPVSTGDGVALAYRAGCRVRNMEFFQFHPTALALKGKKPAGTPAFLITEAMRGEGAILKNPKTGRAFMQDYHEQRELAPRDIVARAIDAELKRDGLDYVYLDISHRDAAFVKEHFPMIYDTLKVQFNIDITAEPIPVVPAVHYMCGGVLVDHDGLTDLERLYAIGEVASTGVHGGNRLASNSLLEGIVFAERALVNIIEYLAPERLMAHRKAAATIAEWDHTHAKNPDEWVLISHDFKEIRSIMWDYVGIVRSTLRLERALRRVDVIYGEIIDYYNRTIISRDLLELRNLALVAQLTIRSALARKESRGLHFMTDYPEHREPSRADTVLEPAHYQHGKVTQG, encoded by the coding sequence GTGAGTGCAGATACTCCCCCTTCTGAACCACGATTTCTTGTCATCGGTTCGGGCATCGCCGGATTATTTTTTGCGCTGAAGGCTGCCCGGCACGGGCACGTCACAATTGTCACCAAAGACTCAGTCGATAACGCCGCCACTACCTATGCGCAGGGCGGCATTGCCGCCGCGCTCGGCACCTGGGATAACCCTGAAAAACACAAGGCCGACACCTTGGTGGCCGGCGCGGGGCTCTGCGACGAAGATGCGGTCGATATTCTCGTGCGTGAGGGCGTGCGCCGCGTGCAAGAGCTGATCGACCTTGGCATGCCATTCACTCGCGGCGACGACGGCAAACTGCATTTCGGGCGCGAGGGCGGCCATAACGAATCACGCGTATTGCACACACACGACCACACCGGGCGTTCGCTCGAATCGTTCTTACTCGAACGCGTCGCAGCAGAGCCCAATATCACTCTGCGCACAAACCACTGCGTCGTCGAACTCGCGACCGAACACCATATGCTGAACCAGGCGAATTCATCGCAGGTGTTCGGAGCCTATGTGCTTAATGCCGCCACCAATGAAATTGACCTGCACCTCGCCGACTACACGATTCTCGCGTCGGGCGGTGCCGGCCGGGTTTACCCCGTGACGACAAACCCACCCGTCTCAACCGGTGACGGGGTAGCGCTTGCGTACCGCGCGGGCTGCCGCGTGCGCAATATGGAGTTCTTTCAGTTTCACCCGACTGCCCTCGCGCTTAAGGGTAAGAAGCCTGCGGGCACACCGGCATTTCTCATCACCGAAGCGATGCGAGGCGAAGGGGCAATTCTTAAAAACCCCAAGACCGGCCGCGCCTTCATGCAAGACTATCATGAACAGCGCGAGCTCGCCCCGCGCGACATTGTTGCCCGCGCGATCGATGCGGAGCTCAAACGCGATGGCCTGGATTATGTCTACCTCGATATCTCGCACCGTGACGCGGCTTTCGTGAAAGAACACTTTCCGATGATCTATGATACACTGAAGGTGCAGTTCAATATCGACATCACAGCTGAACCCATACCGGTTGTACCGGCAGTTCATTATATGTGCGGCGGCGTGCTGGTGGACCACGACGGACTCACCGACCTCGAGCGCCTCTACGCAATCGGCGAAGTTGCGTCAACGGGCGTTCATGGCGGCAACAGGCTTGCATCCAACTCACTACTCGAAGGCATAGTATTTGCCGAACGCGCCCTGGTGAATATCATCGAATACCTCGCGCCTGAGAGACTTATGGCACACCGCAAAGCGGCAGCCACGATCGCCGAATGGGACCACACGCACGCTAAAAATCCTGACGAGTGGGTTCTCATTAGCCACGACTTCAAAGAAATACGATCGATCATGTGGGACTATGTCGGCATCGTGCGCTCGACGCTGCGGCTCGAGCGCGCGCTGCGCCGCGTCGACGTCATCTACGGTGAAATCATCGACTACTACAACCGCACGATCATCTCGCGCGACCTGCTCGAGCTCAGAAACCTCGCGCTCGTCGCGCAGCTGACGATACGTTCGGCGCTCGCGAGAAAAGAAAGCCGCGGCCTGCACTTCATGACCGATTATCCCGAGCACCGCGAACCGTCGCGCGCCGACACGGTGCTCGAACCCGCGCACTACCAACACGGGAAGGTGACGCAGGGATGA
- the hflX gene encoding GTPase HflX: MDASSLYQKKLVSKEQYRALCVGQYGSSYFPDKRSQEESLRELLMLAETAGVKTLHELFFNHDDIHPAMFFSSGQIERIRRVCTDLDLNLLFVDAQLKPNQLRNLEEELKIRVLGRIEVILDIFAMRAKTREALLQVELAQLLYILPRLKGLGGVLSRQGATGAPGIGTRGPGETMLETDRRYIRRRIQKIRSDLKDVERHRSTARQGRGLATFALVGYTNAGKSSILNALSSSSQKVFAEDKLFATLDTFSRKIYLGEQNFRPFYAVVTDTVGFIRNLPASLIAAFQSTLGEIKHADWVIEVHDASSVQLEDEMEVVRGELDRLGVADKPRLLYFNKDDLVFADTRAELTEKYPNAIWGNALSREGVAALRQRLAESAANVHVA; encoded by the coding sequence GTGGACGCCTCGTCATTATACCAGAAAAAGCTCGTCTCGAAAGAGCAATACCGCGCGCTCTGCGTCGGGCAATATGGCTCGTCGTACTTTCCCGATAAGCGCAGTCAAGAAGAATCGCTGCGCGAATTGTTGATGCTCGCTGAAACCGCGGGTGTCAAAACTCTGCACGAGCTGTTCTTTAACCATGACGATATACATCCTGCTATGTTCTTCTCTTCGGGGCAGATTGAGCGCATTCGCAGGGTCTGCACCGACCTCGATCTGAATCTGCTATTCGTCGATGCACAACTAAAACCTAACCAGCTCAGAAACCTCGAAGAAGAACTCAAGATTCGCGTTCTGGGCCGTATTGAAGTTATTCTGGATATTTTTGCGATGCGCGCCAAAACGCGCGAGGCGTTGCTGCAGGTTGAGCTCGCGCAACTGCTCTATATTCTGCCGCGACTCAAAGGCTTGGGCGGTGTGCTTTCGCGGCAGGGCGCAACAGGCGCCCCGGGAATCGGTACCCGAGGCCCGGGCGAAACGATGCTCGAAACTGACCGTCGTTACATTCGCCGCCGCATCCAGAAAATTCGCAGCGACCTCAAAGACGTTGAGCGGCATCGCAGCACAGCACGCCAGGGCAGGGGGCTCGCCACTTTTGCGCTCGTCGGTTACACCAATGCCGGCAAGAGCAGCATCTTAAACGCACTGTCGTCGAGTTCGCAGAAGGTTTTTGCCGAAGATAAACTATTCGCGACGCTTGATACTTTTTCCCGAAAGATCTATCTGGGTGAGCAGAATTTCAGGCCATTTTATGCGGTCGTAACCGACACCGTCGGTTTCATTAGAAATCTGCCGGCGTCTCTGATTGCCGCGTTTCAATCGACGCTCGGTGAAATCAAGCATGCAGACTGGGTTATCGAGGTGCACGATGCGTCTTCGGTGCAGCTCGAAGATGAAATGGAAGTTGTGCGCGGCGAACTCGATCGCCTTGGCGTTGCCGACAAACCGCGGTTGCTCTATTTCAACAAAGATGATCTGGTCTTTGCCGACACACGCGCTGAGCTGACTGAAAAGTATCCGAACGCGATCTGGGGCAACGCGCTCAGTCGCGAGGGTGTTGCGGCATTGCGCCAGCGGCTGGCAGAGAGTGCGGCGAATGTGCACGTCGCATGA